In the Brachionichthys hirsutus isolate HB-005 chromosome 13, CSIRO-AGI_Bhir_v1, whole genome shotgun sequence genome, ACTTGAAGTCTACATAATTGTACAGAACTAGAAGAATCTCAGCAAAGCTGCTCATGAACCTTGTTCCTGTACATTCGTTAGTAAGAAGGCGTCATACAGGGCTTTCCTCTTCTCTGATCCAACCATTGGTCGAACAGTTTGTAATACTTCGGTGACGTGTTTCATGTGTCCATCAGTGTTCTTCTGATCATGACACGATAATATCTTGTACCAAAAATGGAATTAAACCACTCCTCTTGCTTTAAGTTGCCATTCCCTGTGCTGTTGTCTGTGTACTAGAACTGTTCAGTGTCCATACAGTAGATCGGTGAGACAGTAACAATCGTGTTTCTGTATGTGAGTTTACAGAACGTAAACCGGGTCTGCTTGTTTTACATCATACCATTGTTTTAAAGTTGGTTTATAATGGCCTTTCTATGTCTCAAAAGTAATTCACTGCTATTTCTGGAAATAAAGTGTTTCTATATTTCAATTTTGTGTTCTGTTTTAAATCTAgggataataataaaaaaaaatccctatGAAATTCATACAGTAAGCAAATAATGTAGTTAGCGTTTTGAAACATACATCCGGCCACAAGATGGCGAACTGACACAATAGTGACAATGATAGGTGATGTTGCGTCGCTTCGTTTTCTACGTCACTTCCTCTTTCCGCGTCTTTGGCAGGAGTATCAGCATCGTCGCTTTAAGGATAAACTCATGGCTAAACTGAACAAAGAGACTAAacagcggctgcagcagctgttccAGTGCGGCCAGTTTGTCATCCGATGGGGATTTATCCCAACTGTGTTGTACCTTGGTCAGTATACGAGCAGAAGCTGGGGGGGAGAGACTTATCTTGCTAAcattagcctagcttagcacgcTAACTCGCCTCAAATATTATTATCCAGGCTTTGGAAACATAATTAGCacccgatatatatatatgtgataAAATACACAGCAATTCAGcaatgtatgtatatgtatatatatatatatacagtatagcTATTAATAAAGCAACGTCTAATACAAGTTTAATATCTGAATCTGCCCCGTTATCTACATCCACTAAAgtttaaatttgatttaatttctaCCAAAGTTCATTCAAATATTTGTGGTAGTTTCTGTGTCCTGTTAACAGAAGCCTTATCCTCCTTGGCTAAGGTAATGGCTCTTGGACAGTTTGGCACTGTTCCTGTGGCAGGTTGAGGATATGCAGTGTACTTGCATAGGGAAGTTAAGGCGTGTACTTGCATGACCTCAGAGCCGCTGGAGTTGCCCTCTGTGA is a window encoding:
- the tomm7 gene encoding mitochondrial import receptor subunit TOM7 homolog isoform X1 — encoded protein: MAKLNKETKQRLQQLFQCGQFVIRWGFIPTVLYLGFKRGADPGMPEPTVLSLLWG
- the tomm7 gene encoding mitochondrial import receptor subunit TOM7 homolog isoform X2 — protein: MAKLNKETKQRLQQLFQCGQFVIRWGFIPTVLYLGFKRGADPGMPEPTVLR